In Salinibacterium sp. ZJ70, one DNA window encodes the following:
- a CDS encoding alpha/beta fold hydrolase — MTESAGLRGRGSGDSDGGLLDRLLHRRQPALNVAIDEGEGPVVVLLHGIASSHVTFEFVVPLLRADHRVIALDLLGFGGSSAPEGATFTLDEHALWVRRTVRRLGLTEPIVLVGHSMGALVASRFAARYAHRVSRLVLVSPPIYLPPDVVGDPVDRAAMRFYREAYDYLRANPRFTMRAASVVGRLSPIKDNLLINEGNWTPFVLSLQNSIESQSAITDIATADVETRVVYGTLDPFVVPGAIRLIERLRHVTVQRVPGNDHVVRPRMARAVAAAVDGRPPGSSAVQGGSGAE, encoded by the coding sequence ATGACCGAGTCGGCGGGGCTGAGGGGGAGAGGATCCGGTGACTCCGACGGAGGGTTGCTGGACCGTCTGCTGCATCGCCGTCAACCCGCGCTGAATGTGGCCATCGACGAGGGTGAAGGCCCCGTCGTCGTCCTCCTGCACGGCATCGCGTCGTCGCACGTGACGTTCGAGTTCGTCGTTCCGCTTCTGCGTGCGGATCATCGCGTCATCGCTCTTGATCTGCTCGGGTTCGGCGGGTCGTCGGCGCCCGAAGGGGCCACCTTCACCCTCGATGAGCATGCGCTGTGGGTGCGCCGCACCGTCCGGCGTCTCGGGCTCACGGAGCCGATCGTGCTCGTCGGCCACTCGATGGGGGCGCTCGTCGCGAGCCGGTTCGCCGCCCGCTACGCGCACCGCGTGTCGCGGCTGGTGCTCGTGAGCCCGCCCATCTACCTCCCGCCCGATGTCGTCGGCGATCCGGTCGATCGCGCGGCGATGAGGTTCTACCGCGAGGCCTACGACTACCTGCGTGCCAATCCCCGGTTCACGATGCGGGCCGCGAGCGTGGTGGGCCGACTGTCGCCGATCAAGGACAACCTCCTGATCAACGAGGGCAACTGGACGCCGTTCGTGCTCTCGCTGCAGAACTCGATCGAGTCCCAGTCGGCGATCACCGACATCGCGACGGCTGACGTGGAGACGCGCGTGGTCTACGGCACCCTCGATCCGTTTGTGGTGCCGGGCGCGATTCGCCTCATCGAGCGGCTGCGCCACGTGACCGTGCAGAGGGTGCCGGGAAACGACCACGTCGTCCGGCCTCGGATGGCGCGCGCCGTCGCGGCGGCGGTCGACGGGCGGCCGCCGGGCAGTTCAGCGGTCCAGGGCGGCTCAGGGGCTGAGTGA
- a CDS encoding InlB B-repeat-containing protein: MTTLRTISAAAAALTTAGVSTLGFGADAAHAAAPQVACDAGGTLIAADICELAFTATPGTPFVPTTQMGTLEALLVGAGGDAGAPSEPNDSQYAAAGGGGQVTIIDATGGEAVEVVVPAPGVYGGVTVDGTAHGVANGSNGRATSNGNGGTSGGGALGTSASSLSGGAGGGAGGAASGIHGGAGVVVADLASSGSLFAGDTRCFGGGGAVLDRNEEPDELFGRPGCGGGSLTGRDAAGVIAPAANSGGGAAGTTVTGDGVARAGAHGFVALRWRVVEFPVAFVMNGHGTAPATQIVSVGTAPTAPALPAAEGWEFGGWFADEALTVPADFSQPITGSTAFYAKWTAALAATGARDATPQLALGIAGALAGVVLLAAIRMRRPRES, from the coding sequence ATGACCACCCTCCGCACCATCTCCGCTGCCGCTGCCGCACTCACCACAGCGGGCGTCTCGACCCTCGGGTTCGGCGCCGATGCCGCACACGCCGCCGCCCCGCAGGTCGCGTGCGACGCGGGCGGAACGCTCATCGCCGCCGACATCTGCGAGCTCGCCTTCACCGCGACGCCCGGAACGCCGTTCGTGCCCACGACTCAGATGGGAACCCTGGAGGCTCTCCTGGTGGGCGCGGGCGGCGACGCGGGGGCGCCGTCCGAACCCAACGACAGCCAATACGCGGCCGCTGGCGGTGGCGGCCAGGTGACGATCATCGACGCGACCGGAGGCGAGGCCGTCGAGGTCGTCGTCCCAGCTCCGGGAGTCTACGGAGGCGTCACCGTCGACGGCACCGCCCACGGCGTCGCGAATGGATCCAACGGTCGCGCCACGTCGAACGGGAACGGCGGCACATCCGGTGGTGGCGCTCTCGGCACGAGTGCATCCAGCCTCTCGGGCGGCGCGGGCGGAGGCGCCGGCGGCGCAGCCTCCGGCATCCATGGCGGTGCAGGTGTCGTCGTGGCCGATCTGGCGTCGAGCGGCTCTCTCTTCGCAGGGGACACACGCTGCTTCGGCGGCGGAGGTGCGGTGCTCGACCGCAACGAGGAACCCGACGAGCTCTTCGGCCGGCCGGGCTGCGGTGGGGGGAGTCTCACCGGCCGGGATGCCGCGGGAGTCATCGCACCCGCTGCGAACAGCGGTGGCGGCGCGGCCGGCACGACCGTCACGGGTGACGGTGTGGCGCGCGCGGGCGCCCACGGGTTCGTCGCCCTGCGGTGGCGTGTGGTCGAGTTCCCTGTCGCTTTCGTGATGAACGGGCACGGAACCGCCCCCGCAACCCAGATCGTCTCGGTGGGCACGGCGCCGACCGCTCCGGCTCTGCCCGCGGCCGAGGGCTGGGAGTTCGGCGGCTGGTTCGCCGATGAGGCTCTCACGGTGCCTGCCGACTTCTCGCAGCCCATCACCGGCTCGACGGCCTTCTATGCGAAGTGGACGGCCGCTCTGGCGGCGACCGGTGCCCGCGATGCCACCCCGCAGCTCGCGCTCGGAATCGCCGGTGCGCTCGCGGGCGTGGTGCTGCTCGCCGCGATCCGGATGCGTCGCCCGCGCGAGAGCTGA
- the helR gene encoding RNA polymerase recycling motor ATPase HelR — MTGSTSVFSLPSALAAKADPALIGADEERFAVIAETRARRVADLEAQLAETLAREGGESPHAVQRDDEVRRLSAQLQALRRVGLDMVLGRIVPADGGAPVYIGRFGLTDADGERLLVDWRSPAAEPFFAATHAQPEGLASRRRYRWSGGRVTDYWDEVFTAEGLSSTAALDDQSAFIASLAASRSPRMRDVLSTIQADQDAIIRAGSRRALVVDGGPGTGKTVVALHRSAYLIYADPRLATNRGGVLFVGPSAGYLSYVSDVLPSLGEDGVQLCTLRELTAEGAHARPESDPEVARIKSDARMVRAIEAAARYYERPPTQPLPLFIEGVELWIDQGDWEDAFDAPDPGTPHNDGRDAVWEALVGILIDKLDMPEVPERLIRRALAHHPDLRRAFTRAWPVLDPAGVVGDLLSVPAFMRLCAPWLTPEQVELLHREDARAWTEADLPLIDAARMRIGDPERIRVRRRREAALERDQEMRQRVTDDLIAGDDDGDGLVTILHGEDAQQSLIDESLLPSLAPDELEGPFAHIVVDEAQELTDAQWQMLIRRCPSKSFTIVGDRAQARHGFAETWVERLSRVGVTAVEVAHLSVNYRTPAEIMAEAEPVIRAALPDANVPTSIRESGIPVRHASVAERDAILDAWLAEHPEGIACVIGDPTFASRPRVRSHTPELSKGLEFDLVVLVDPESFGEGIEGAVDRYVAMTRATERLVVLTR; from the coding sequence GTGACCGGATCGACCTCCGTCTTCTCCCTGCCCTCCGCGCTCGCCGCCAAAGCGGACCCTGCGCTCATCGGGGCCGACGAGGAGCGCTTCGCCGTCATCGCCGAGACGCGCGCGCGCCGCGTCGCCGACCTCGAGGCGCAGCTCGCTGAAACCCTCGCCCGCGAGGGGGGCGAATCCCCGCATGCCGTGCAGCGCGACGACGAGGTGCGGCGACTCTCCGCGCAGCTGCAGGCGCTGCGTCGGGTCGGACTCGACATGGTCCTCGGGCGCATCGTTCCGGCAGACGGCGGCGCGCCCGTCTACATCGGCCGCTTCGGGCTCACGGATGCCGACGGTGAGCGACTGCTCGTCGACTGGCGCTCGCCCGCCGCCGAGCCGTTCTTCGCCGCGACCCACGCCCAGCCCGAGGGTCTCGCCAGCCGCCGCCGCTACCGCTGGAGCGGCGGGCGCGTCACCGACTACTGGGACGAGGTGTTCACCGCCGAAGGGCTCAGCTCCACCGCCGCGCTCGACGACCAGTCCGCCTTCATCGCGAGCCTCGCCGCCAGCCGGTCCCCGCGCATGCGCGACGTGCTCAGCACGATCCAGGCCGATCAGGACGCCATCATCCGTGCAGGATCCCGCCGTGCGCTCGTCGTCGATGGCGGACCGGGAACCGGCAAGACCGTCGTCGCCCTGCACCGAAGCGCCTACCTGATCTATGCCGACCCGCGCCTCGCGACCAACCGCGGAGGCGTGCTGTTCGTCGGACCGAGCGCGGGCTACCTCTCCTACGTGTCGGATGTGCTGCCGAGCCTCGGCGAAGACGGCGTCCAGCTGTGCACACTGCGTGAGCTCACCGCCGAGGGGGCGCACGCGCGTCCCGAATCCGACCCCGAGGTGGCGCGCATCAAGTCGGATGCGCGCATGGTGCGTGCCATCGAAGCCGCCGCGCGGTACTACGAACGCCCGCCCACACAGCCGCTGCCCCTCTTCATCGAGGGCGTCGAGCTGTGGATCGACCAGGGCGACTGGGAGGACGCGTTCGATGCGCCCGACCCCGGGACGCCGCACAATGACGGGCGCGACGCGGTGTGGGAGGCGCTCGTCGGCATCCTCATCGACAAGCTCGACATGCCCGAGGTGCCCGAGCGGCTCATCCGTCGCGCGCTCGCCCACCACCCCGACCTGCGCCGCGCCTTCACCCGTGCGTGGCCCGTGCTCGACCCGGCGGGCGTCGTGGGCGATCTGCTGTCGGTCCCCGCGTTCATGCGGCTGTGCGCACCCTGGCTCACGCCCGAGCAGGTCGAGCTGCTGCACCGCGAGGATGCGCGCGCCTGGACCGAGGCCGACCTGCCGCTCATCGACGCGGCGCGCATGCGCATCGGCGACCCGGAGCGCATCCGCGTGCGCCGCCGCCGGGAAGCCGCGCTCGAACGCGACCAGGAGATGCGTCAGCGCGTCACGGATGATCTCATCGCGGGCGACGACGACGGCGACGGGCTCGTCACCATCCTGCACGGCGAGGATGCGCAGCAGAGCCTCATCGACGAGTCGCTGCTGCCGAGCCTCGCGCCCGACGAGCTCGAGGGGCCGTTCGCGCACATCGTCGTCGACGAGGCGCAGGAGCTCACCGATGCCCAATGGCAGATGCTCATCCGGCGCTGTCCGTCGAAGAGCTTCACGATCGTGGGGGACCGCGCGCAGGCGCGGCACGGATTCGCCGAGACGTGGGTGGAGCGTCTCTCCCGCGTGGGCGTCACCGCGGTCGAAGTGGCGCACCTGAGCGTCAACTACCGCACGCCCGCCGAGATCATGGCCGAAGCCGAACCCGTCATCCGCGCCGCACTGCCGGACGCGAACGTGCCCACCTCGATCCGAGAGAGCGGCATTCCCGTGCGCCACGCCTCGGTCGCCGAGCGCGACGCGATCCTCGATGCCTGGCTCGCCGAGCACCCGGAGGGCATCGCGTGCGTCATCGGAGACCCGACGTTCGCGTCGCGGCCGCGCGTGCGCTCTCACACACCCGAACTCTCGAAGGGTCTCGAGTTCGACCTCGTCGTGCTCGTCGACCCCGAGAGCTTCGGCGAGGGCATCGAGGGGGCCGTCGACCGCTACGTCGCGATGACGCGCGCCACCGAGCGGCTGGTCGTGCTCACCCGCTGA
- a CDS encoding cutinase family protein translates to MARARWTAKRWWIVGGAMATVVGLIAAYVVIFAMPKYGEFDQRIEAGCEPVIVLAFRGSGEGNLTPGVTANSGAPHRYGDSDLVTNGWEGVTLDGLFDALSTTVYGGFEADQIPVVSIGPAGEDEPFGYEAIRAEFEASSLDSAFTYSSSKLLHSASRGAEAATHLISEHLRAAEGCPIEPKFIVVGYSQGAMAARHTAELNQDDVIGVFTIGDPYQQAEAPGVRDAGAVGTGIIRWKADEAQRAALDAFYRAVGHHSGICHADDPICQFVPFAALVRLALGDYAPHLDYYSDGSAPESRQDALEIARLAAERWKLALDAQRGGSSLGSACERASEAAPALRTTSLAFAGTPTLVSASASARGCDGVRFEFDLDGDGTFETTSTTGSVWVDFGEPGMRGIGVRVTHPVTGPGPERRITVPVAPAGSGDLDFDETGLRTPPPAAEPTTPVADPPPPRTARPPAQRPAPAPAPAPPSAPAPNPEPEPSPTPAPNRGSLVIDPDPLYNYWYFVARGAGYPPGVELLVSWAEEYESTVWTDESGGFDIELDAGPAASPKLLIVESVEGAVEVFRDVFEVEVLEGAFD, encoded by the coding sequence ATGGCGCGTGCACGGTGGACGGCAAAACGCTGGTGGATCGTCGGAGGCGCGATGGCCACGGTCGTCGGACTGATCGCCGCCTACGTCGTGATCTTCGCGATGCCGAAGTACGGTGAGTTCGACCAGCGGATCGAGGCGGGCTGCGAACCCGTCATCGTGCTCGCCTTCCGCGGCAGCGGCGAAGGCAATCTCACCCCCGGTGTCACCGCCAACTCCGGCGCACCCCACCGCTACGGCGACAGCGACCTCGTCACCAACGGCTGGGAGGGCGTCACCCTCGACGGTCTGTTCGATGCGCTCTCCACGACGGTGTACGGCGGCTTCGAAGCCGACCAGATCCCGGTCGTGTCCATCGGCCCCGCGGGCGAAGATGAGCCCTTCGGGTATGAGGCGATCCGAGCGGAGTTCGAGGCGAGCTCGCTCGACTCGGCATTCACCTACTCGTCATCCAAGCTGCTGCACTCCGCTTCGCGCGGCGCGGAGGCGGCGACGCACCTCATCTCCGAGCACCTGCGCGCCGCTGAAGGATGCCCGATCGAACCGAAGTTCATCGTGGTCGGGTACTCACAGGGTGCGATGGCCGCGCGCCACACTGCCGAGCTGAACCAGGACGACGTCATCGGCGTGTTCACCATCGGCGATCCGTACCAGCAGGCCGAGGCGCCCGGCGTGCGGGATGCGGGTGCCGTGGGAACAGGGATCATCCGCTGGAAGGCCGATGAGGCCCAGCGCGCCGCACTCGACGCCTTCTACCGTGCCGTCGGGCACCACTCCGGGATCTGCCACGCCGACGACCCCATCTGCCAGTTCGTGCCGTTCGCGGCGCTGGTGCGCCTGGCGCTCGGCGACTACGCCCCGCACCTCGACTACTACTCCGACGGGTCGGCCCCGGAGTCGCGGCAGGATGCGCTCGAGATCGCCCGGCTCGCGGCCGAGCGGTGGAAGCTGGCTCTGGATGCCCAGCGCGGCGGATCCTCGCTGGGTTCGGCATGCGAGCGAGCCAGCGAGGCAGCGCCGGCTCTGCGCACCACCTCGCTGGCTTTCGCCGGCACACCCACCCTCGTCTCGGCATCCGCCTCGGCGCGCGGATGCGACGGCGTGCGATTCGAGTTCGATCTCGACGGCGACGGCACGTTCGAGACGACATCCACCACGGGATCTGTGTGGGTCGACTTCGGGGAGCCGGGCATGCGCGGCATCGGCGTGCGGGTGACCCATCCTGTGACGGGGCCAGGGCCCGAGCGGCGGATCACCGTTCCCGTCGCCCCCGCGGGATCGGGAGACCTCGACTTCGACGAGACCGGTCTGCGCACACCGCCGCCCGCAGCGGAGCCGACGACGCCCGTCGCCGATCCGCCGCCGCCGCGCACGGCGCGCCCACCGGCCCAGCGGCCCGCGCCCGCGCCCGCTCCCGCGCCCCCGTCGGCTCCTGCTCCCAACCCGGAGCCCGAGCCGAGCCCCACCCCGGCGCCGAACCGCGGATCGCTCGTGATCGATCCCGATCCCCTCTACAACTACTGGTACTTCGTCGCACGCGGAGCCGGATACCCGCCGGGGGTCGAGCTGCTCGTCTCGTGGGCGGAGGAGTACGAATCCACTGTGTGGACGGATGAGTCGGGCGGGTTCGACATCGAGCTGGATGCGGGTCCCGCGGCGAGCCCGAAGCTGCTCATCGTGGAGAGTGTCGAAGGTGCCGTCGAGGTCTTCCGCGACGTGTTCGAGGTCGAGGTGCTGGAGGGGGCCTTCGACTGA
- a CDS encoding response regulator transcription factor — MAGEERRGLQGAEASDRWHRDGTGTKVFVVNAREITRRGLRALLDEDPDIEVVGEAESLASSVRDIVATHPDVAIIDVAIPANGPLSGEGARGEVATVVCVTFGRSDDEKLRRAAQVDGSSAYLSDDVGGRILREIVRRVARGEPLAEFSALASRVEAEDAPRLTMREHDVLRLIALGLTNKQIGERLGLSEKTVKNYVSGLFSKLHIARRAQAAVYQVTHSEPLGSGGTGGRRAVTAPPRVGLRPHRS; from the coding sequence ATGGCTGGGGAAGAGCGGCGAGGGCTGCAGGGGGCGGAAGCTTCCGACAGGTGGCACCGTGACGGCACGGGAACCAAGGTCTTCGTGGTGAACGCGCGGGAGATCACACGGCGTGGTCTGAGGGCGCTGCTGGACGAGGATCCGGACATCGAGGTCGTGGGGGAGGCGGAGTCGCTCGCGTCGAGCGTGCGCGACATCGTCGCCACGCACCCGGATGTCGCGATCATCGACGTGGCGATACCGGCGAACGGCCCGCTTTCCGGCGAAGGTGCACGCGGTGAGGTGGCGACGGTGGTGTGCGTGACATTCGGGCGCTCGGATGACGAGAAGCTCCGACGGGCGGCGCAGGTCGATGGATCGAGCGCGTACCTCAGCGATGACGTCGGCGGCCGCATCCTGCGCGAGATCGTGCGACGCGTCGCACGCGGGGAGCCGCTCGCAGAGTTCTCGGCGCTCGCGTCGCGGGTCGAGGCCGAAGACGCCCCGCGCCTCACGATGCGCGAGCACGACGTGCTGCGGCTCATCGCACTCGGCCTGACCAACAAGCAGATCGGCGAACGGCTCGGCCTCTCCGAGAAGACGGTCAAGAACTACGTCTCCGGATTGTTCTCGAAGCTCCACATCGCACGTCGTGCGCAGGCGGCCGTCTACCAGGTCACCCACAGTGAGCCGCTGGGCTCGGGGGGCACGGGCGGCAGGCGCGCAGTCACCGCACCGCCGCGCGTCGGCCTGCGCCCTCACCGCTCGTGA
- a CDS encoding class I adenylate-forming enzyme family protein, which produces MSSPRPFEHLRRNAENAPNGIFSLSAKHTTTNAAALVAATQIAYELRRIGVRPGDIVSLDLPDQLGLLFVEAIYHEAAISTMLPRGFDAAESLPVSWTFTTRPDGPRAGTVIDVDAAFLRRIEENPYGIRPSDAPIDTLRIIFSSGTTGTPKAIAIDTRMYDMLMRGLPSWFTGGPTLNLMSTSGAGGFGEFMLSVAAGQPYVSAGSSTPAELIQLIDTVGITHLKGSPAQLAAIMAEARRQGRGLPAIDSVAVSGGTLSPTTAENMLEITGGCSITVSYGSTEAGPGTRGVYQIEQPALAGRVLPGSVIEVVGDDDQPLPAGQAGRIRHRSPVMAHGYLGDPATTLRAFRGGWFYPGDRGILDADGLLTVLGREAEQINAGGTKLDPVRLDHAALRFPGVRDACGFATPTTEGVDRIGLAIVTDEDFDRQALIQHLRTELGPAAPTLLARLDAIPRTEAGKPLRRELSERYAER; this is translated from the coding sequence GTGTCATCCCCCCGCCCGTTCGAGCACCTGCGCCGAAACGCCGAGAACGCGCCGAACGGGATCTTCTCCCTCTCGGCGAAGCACACGACCACCAACGCCGCAGCACTCGTCGCCGCCACCCAGATCGCCTATGAGCTCCGCCGCATCGGCGTGCGCCCCGGCGACATCGTCTCGCTCGACCTGCCCGACCAGCTGGGGCTGCTGTTCGTCGAGGCGATCTACCACGAGGCCGCGATCAGCACCATGCTGCCCCGCGGCTTCGACGCCGCCGAATCGCTCCCCGTCTCCTGGACCTTCACCACGCGCCCAGATGGGCCGCGAGCCGGCACCGTCATCGACGTCGACGCCGCGTTCCTCCGCCGGATCGAGGAGAACCCCTACGGCATCCGGCCGAGCGACGCGCCTATCGACACCCTGCGCATCATCTTCTCGAGCGGCACGACGGGCACCCCCAAGGCGATCGCCATCGACACCCGCATGTACGACATGCTCATGCGCGGCCTGCCGTCATGGTTCACGGGCGGCCCCACGCTCAACCTCATGAGCACCTCGGGCGCGGGCGGCTTCGGCGAGTTCATGCTGAGTGTCGCTGCGGGCCAGCCCTACGTGAGCGCGGGAAGCTCGACGCCTGCCGAGCTCATCCAGCTGATCGACACCGTGGGGATCACCCACCTCAAAGGCTCTCCCGCGCAGCTCGCCGCGATCATGGCAGAAGCCCGACGGCAGGGCCGCGGCCTTCCGGCCATCGACTCCGTAGCCGTCTCAGGGGGAACGCTGTCCCCCACGACCGCTGAGAACATGCTCGAGATCACCGGCGGATGCTCGATCACGGTCTCGTACGGATCGACGGAAGCGGGACCCGGCACGCGCGGCGTCTACCAGATCGAGCAGCCCGCCCTCGCGGGGCGCGTGCTCCCCGGCTCCGTGATCGAGGTCGTCGGCGACGACGATCAGCCGCTCCCCGCTGGCCAGGCGGGCCGCATCCGCCACCGCTCCCCCGTGATGGCACACGGATACCTGGGCGACCCGGCGACCACGTTGCGTGCGTTCCGAGGCGGCTGGTTCTACCCGGGCGACCGCGGCATCCTCGACGCCGACGGCCTGCTCACCGTGCTCGGGCGCGAAGCCGAGCAGATCAACGCGGGCGGCACGAAGCTCGACCCCGTGCGACTCGACCACGCGGCACTGCGCTTCCCCGGGGTCCGCGACGCATGCGGATTCGCGACGCCCACGACCGAGGGAGTGGACCGCATCGGCCTCGCCATCGTCACCGACGAGGACTTCGACCGCCAGGCGCTCATCCAGCACCTGCGCACCGAACTCGGGCCCGCGGCACCCACCCTGCTCGCGCGCCTGGATGCGATCCCGCGCACCGAGGCCGGCAAGCCGCTGCGCCGCGAGCTCTCGGAGCGCTACGCCGAACGCTGA
- a CDS encoding NAD(P)/FAD-dependent oxidoreductase, translated as MIAADASAPVVIVGAGPAGLAAARALRLRGIPYLQFERHSDVGGLWDIDNPGTPMYRSAHFISSRDASGFFDVPMPKRYADYPSRLEILEYTRAFADRFGLRDGIRFGVSVDAVRQEDDGSWTVETSAGVERAAAVICCSGVNWDPRMPEVPGEFTGQVIHSRDYRDAAEFAGRRVLIVGLGNSGADIACDAATTAEAAFISARRGYHFVPKHILGKPTDENNSLPLWAERALYAVMRPIVIGDVTRWGLQKPDHRLFETHPLLNTQLLHHLQHGDVRARPGIERFDGDGVVFADGSREQVDLVVFATGYDMSIPYLPADYLPWQGGRPRMYLNAFAREREGLFGVSYIETNSSAYTLFDHVANLVASHLADVRDDPARAARFRELASTDDPDLTGGIRFVESDRHSGYVEVHAFTKAIARTVKRMGWKPLAPGMFAALETRAADAR; from the coding sequence GTGATCGCCGCAGATGCATCCGCGCCCGTCGTCATCGTGGGGGCGGGGCCCGCAGGACTCGCCGCCGCGCGCGCACTTCGGCTGCGCGGCATCCCGTACCTCCAGTTCGAGCGACACAGCGACGTGGGCGGGCTCTGGGACATCGACAACCCCGGCACCCCCATGTATCGCTCGGCGCACTTCATCTCGTCGCGGGACGCCTCGGGCTTCTTCGATGTGCCGATGCCGAAGCGCTACGCCGACTATCCGTCGCGCCTCGAGATCCTCGAGTACACGCGCGCGTTCGCCGATCGGTTCGGGCTGCGCGACGGCATCCGCTTCGGTGTCTCGGTCGACGCGGTGCGGCAGGAGGACGACGGCTCCTGGACGGTCGAGACCTCCGCCGGGGTCGAGCGCGCCGCGGCCGTGATCTGCTGCTCGGGTGTCAACTGGGATCCGCGGATGCCGGAGGTGCCGGGTGAGTTCACCGGGCAGGTCATCCACTCCCGCGACTACCGCGACGCCGCCGAGTTCGCGGGGCGACGCGTGCTCATCGTGGGGCTCGGCAACTCCGGCGCCGATATCGCGTGCGACGCCGCGACGACCGCCGAGGCGGCGTTCATCAGCGCTCGCCGCGGCTACCACTTCGTGCCGAAGCACATCCTCGGCAAGCCCACCGACGAGAACAACTCGCTGCCGCTGTGGGCCGAGCGCGCGCTCTATGCGGTCATGCGTCCGATCGTCATCGGGGATGTGACGCGCTGGGGTCTGCAGAAGCCCGACCACCGGCTGTTCGAGACGCACCCGCTGCTCAACACCCAGCTGCTGCACCATCTGCAGCACGGCGATGTGCGCGCGAGGCCCGGCATCGAGCGCTTCGACGGCGACGGTGTCGTGTTCGCGGATGGCTCGCGTGAGCAGGTCGATCTCGTCGTCTTCGCGACGGGCTACGACATGTCGATCCCGTACCTGCCGGCCGACTACCTGCCGTGGCAGGGCGGTCGCCCGCGCATGTATCTCAACGCGTTCGCGCGCGAACGCGAGGGGCTGTTCGGAGTGAGCTACATCGAGACCAACTCGAGCGCGTACACGCTCTTCGACCACGTGGCGAACCTCGTCGCCTCGCATCTCGCGGATGTGCGCGACGACCCGGCGCGAGCGGCGCGGTTCCGCGAGCTCGCGTCGACCGACGATCCGGATCTCACGGGTGGCATCCGATTCGTCGAGTCGGACCGGCACTCCGGCTATGTGGAGGTGCACGCGTTCACGAAGGCCATCGCGCGCACGGTGAAGCGCATGGGGTGGAAGCCGCTGGCCCCCGGCATGTTCGCCGCTCTCGAGACGCGGGCCGCGGATGCGCGCTGA